A region from the Oceaniferula marina genome encodes:
- a CDS encoding ParA family protein: MKIVAIANQKGGVGKTTTSINLSAALAARGQRVLLIDLDPQANATSGLGCEPDGQESMYYPLIGESSMEEKIIPSRLENLSLIPSGMDLAGVEIELARREDHLMRLRNLLSKSKQHNQFDFCILDTPPSLGVLMTSALAAADEILIPLQCEWFGLEGLAKIVQVIEQIRDTGANPDVLLEGILMTMYDGRTNLSRQVVEEVANYFPSQIYQTVVPRSIRIGEAPSHGLTIFEHDPNGTGSKAYNGVADEFLTRHAVCAPPIASV; the protein is encoded by the coding sequence ATGAAAATTGTCGCCATCGCCAACCAAAAAGGAGGAGTCGGAAAAACCACGACCTCCATCAACCTGTCAGCCGCCCTGGCCGCCCGAGGTCAGAGGGTTCTGCTCATTGACCTCGACCCCCAGGCAAATGCAACCAGCGGCCTCGGCTGTGAACCGGACGGGCAGGAAAGCATGTATTACCCGCTGATCGGAGAAAGCAGCATGGAAGAAAAAATCATCCCTTCCCGGCTCGAAAACCTCTCCTTGATCCCATCCGGTATGGACCTCGCCGGAGTGGAAATCGAACTCGCCCGGCGTGAAGACCACCTGATGCGCCTGCGCAACTTACTCTCCAAGTCAAAACAGCACAACCAGTTCGACTTCTGCATTCTCGACACCCCGCCGTCACTCGGCGTGCTGATGACCTCGGCGCTCGCTGCAGCGGATGAAATCCTCATCCCTCTCCAATGTGAGTGGTTCGGCCTGGAAGGGCTGGCCAAAATCGTGCAAGTCATCGAACAAATTCGGGACACCGGGGCCAATCCGGATGTCCTGCTCGAAGGTATCCTGATGACGATGTATGACGGCCGCACCAACCTTTCCCGCCAGGTGGTGGAAGAAGTCGCCAATTATTTCCCATCCCAGATTTACCAAACCGTGGTTCCCCGCTCGATCCGTATCGGCGAAGCACCCAGCCACGGGCTGACGATCTTCGAACACGACCCCAATGGCACGGGAAGCAAAGCCTACAACGGTGTCGCTGATGAATTCCTGACCCGCCACGCCGTATGTGCACCACCCATTGCCAGCGTCTGA
- a CDS encoding NAD-dependent epimerase/dehydratase family protein yields MASLLIAGYGFLGHALKPLFEARGWQVDCLSRTGGPGVTACDLSDEDAVLALPGEYDLVIHCAASGGGGPDAYRSVYLDGCRHLSSRFSGTPFLFISSTSVYGQQDHSEVTEASTTVPSTETAAILLEAERAAIEAGGVVLRLSALCGAGRCYTATSFINGRARLDGAGERVLNFVHRDDVASACYLLAELGLRAQGQIYNISSVSLTQLECYQQLAESYGMALPPVAQPGEVTRRRGSSSKRVLSDKIRALGWKPHFADWLAIARDQGGS; encoded by the coding sequence TGGCAGGTGGATTGCCTCAGTCGGACTGGTGGTCCGGGCGTGACGGCTTGTGACCTTTCCGATGAAGATGCGGTTCTGGCTTTGCCGGGGGAGTATGATTTGGTGATTCATTGTGCTGCGTCCGGTGGTGGTGGCCCTGACGCTTACCGATCGGTGTATCTCGATGGATGTCGCCATTTATCCTCCAGATTTTCAGGCACGCCCTTCTTATTTATCTCCAGCACTTCGGTGTATGGTCAGCAGGATCACAGTGAGGTCACGGAGGCCAGCACGACGGTGCCATCGACGGAAACGGCAGCAATCTTACTTGAAGCCGAACGCGCGGCTATTGAGGCTGGCGGTGTGGTGCTTCGTCTATCCGCGCTCTGCGGTGCCGGGCGATGTTATACCGCCACTTCCTTTATCAATGGTCGTGCCAGATTGGATGGTGCAGGCGAGCGGGTGTTGAACTTTGTCCACCGTGATGATGTTGCGTCGGCTTGTTACCTGCTGGCTGAGCTGGGGCTCCGAGCACAGGGTCAAATCTACAATATCTCGTCGGTAAGCCTGACCCAGTTGGAGTGCTATCAGCAGTTGGCTGAGTCCTATGGGATGGCATTACCCCCGGTGGCACAACCAGGAGAGGTGACCCGGCGTAGAGGAAGCAGCAGTAAGCGCGTGCTGTCTGATAAAATCCGAGCCTTGGGCTGGAAGCCTCACTTTGCCGATTGGTTGGCCATTGCCCGTGACCAGGGTGGATCGTGA